In the genome of Coregonus clupeaformis isolate EN_2021a chromosome 1, ASM2061545v1, whole genome shotgun sequence, one region contains:
- the LOC121584260 gene encoding cytochrome c oxidase assembly protein COX11, mitochondrial isoform X2: MYNPRVCGSLIYLTCIRGLQGKGARGLHSYAQGFLCRRVPSRLNPQIRGAKSRKSQTKQQEDEWRKRNKTVLTYIAAAGVGMIGMSYAAVPLYRLYCQASGLGGAAVAGHDAEQVETMKPVKDRIIKITFNADTHASMQWNFRPQQSEIYVVPGETALAFYRAKNPTDKPVIGISTYNVVPFEAGQYFNKIQCFCFEEQRLNPKEEVDMPVFFYIDPEFDEDPRMARVDTITLSYTFFEAKEGQKLHLPGYSPISLHS, encoded by the exons ATGTACAATCCAAGGGTGTGTGGCAGCTTAATTTACTTG ACCTGTATCAGGGGTCTTCAGGGCAAGGGAGCCAGGGGCCTCCACAGCTATGCCCAGGGGTTCCTCTGTAGGAGGGTCCCCTCACGCCTCAACCCCCAGATACGGGGGGCCAAGAGTCGGAAGAGCCAGACCAAGCAGCAGGAGGATGAGTGGAGGAAGAGGAACAAGACGGTGCTGACGTATATCGCTGCTGCGGGGGTGGGAATGATCGGCATGTCCTACGCGGCTGTACCCCTCTACAGACTTTACTGCCAG GCGTCCGGTCTGGGTGGGGCGGCGGTGGCAGGTCACGATGCAGAGCAGGTGGAGACGATGAAGCCAGTGAAGGACCGCATCATCAAGATCACCTTCAACGCTGACACACATGCCAGCATGCAGTGGAACTTTCGCCCACAGCAGTCTGAGATATAC GTGGTTCCAGGAGAGACTGCCCTGGCCTTCTACAGAGCCAAGAACCCCACAGACAAACCTGTTATTGGGATCTCCACCTACAACGTAGTGCCCTTTGAGGCTGGACAGTACTTCAACAAGATACAG tGTTTCTGTTTTGAGGAGCAGCGGTTGAACCCTAAAGAGGAAGTGGACATGCCTGTGTTCTTTTACATCGACCCTGAGTTTGACGAGGACCCGCGAATGGCCCGTGTCGACACCATTACCCTCTCATACACCTTCTTCGAAGCCAAGGAGGGACAGAAACTACACCTCCCCGGATACAGTCCGATTTCCCTACACAGCTGA
- the LOC121584260 gene encoding cytochrome c oxidase assembly protein COX11, mitochondrial isoform X1 has product MLLPILVRESLCCSKNSVLLTSSNIQTCIRGLQGKGARGLHSYAQGFLCRRVPSRLNPQIRGAKSRKSQTKQQEDEWRKRNKTVLTYIAAAGVGMIGMSYAAVPLYRLYCQASGLGGAAVAGHDAEQVETMKPVKDRIIKITFNADTHASMQWNFRPQQSEIYVVPGETALAFYRAKNPTDKPVIGISTYNVVPFEAGQYFNKIQCFCFEEQRLNPKEEVDMPVFFYIDPEFDEDPRMARVDTITLSYTFFEAKEGQKLHLPGYSPISLHS; this is encoded by the exons ATGCTACTCCCCATCCTTGTCCGTGAGTCCCTGTGCTGCTCTAAGAACTCTGTCTTACTGACATCCTCAAACATACAGACCTGTATCAGGGGTCTTCAGGGCAAGGGAGCCAGGGGCCTCCACAGCTATGCCCAGGGGTTCCTCTGTAGGAGGGTCCCCTCACGCCTCAACCCCCAGATACGGGGGGCCAAGAGTCGGAAGAGCCAGACCAAGCAGCAGGAGGATGAGTGGAGGAAGAGGAACAAGACGGTGCTGACGTATATCGCTGCTGCGGGGGTGGGAATGATCGGCATGTCCTACGCGGCTGTACCCCTCTACAGACTTTACTGCCAG GCGTCCGGTCTGGGTGGGGCGGCGGTGGCAGGTCACGATGCAGAGCAGGTGGAGACGATGAAGCCAGTGAAGGACCGCATCATCAAGATCACCTTCAACGCTGACACACATGCCAGCATGCAGTGGAACTTTCGCCCACAGCAGTCTGAGATATAC GTGGTTCCAGGAGAGACTGCCCTGGCCTTCTACAGAGCCAAGAACCCCACAGACAAACCTGTTATTGGGATCTCCACCTACAACGTAGTGCCCTTTGAGGCTGGACAGTACTTCAACAAGATACAG tGTTTCTGTTTTGAGGAGCAGCGGTTGAACCCTAAAGAGGAAGTGGACATGCCTGTGTTCTTTTACATCGACCCTGAGTTTGACGAGGACCCGCGAATGGCCCGTGTCGACACCATTACCCTCTCATACACCTTCTTCGAAGCCAAGGAGGGACAGAAACTACACCTCCCCGGATACAGTCCGATTTCCCTACACAGCTGA